A part of Lacinutrix sp. 5H-3-7-4 genomic DNA contains:
- a CDS encoding DUF2064 domain-containing protein, whose amino-acid sequence MRQKTAILIFANSAKAEGLNKPFKKSTALFNALNSQIKNKVKQTNLPYFIITEKEQIGDTFGSRFTNAIQFVFNKGFDNIITVGNDTPHLQKKHILEANRKLKSNNNSLVLGPSQDGGFYLMAIKKSLFNSKDFLNLPWQTASLNNRILKLLALKKVKISLLESLIDIDSTKDASTILNSFRNLPVLIKNILFQIIASAKTIANFQFQFFKLINTTSYYNKGSPFIFST is encoded by the coding sequence ATGAGGCAAAAAACAGCAATATTAATATTTGCAAATTCTGCAAAAGCAGAAGGTTTAAATAAACCTTTTAAAAAGTCTACTGCCTTATTTAACGCTTTAAATTCTCAAATTAAAAATAAAGTAAAACAAACCAATTTACCTTATTTTATAATTACAGAAAAAGAGCAAATTGGCGATACTTTTGGATCTCGTTTTACAAACGCCATACAATTTGTTTTTAATAAAGGATTCGATAATATTATTACCGTAGGTAATGATACGCCACATTTACAAAAAAAACATATACTAGAAGCTAATAGAAAACTTAAAAGCAATAATAATAGCTTGGTTTTAGGTCCATCTCAAGATGGTGGTTTCTATTTAATGGCAATAAAAAAATCTTTATTCAATTCTAAAGATTTTTTAAATCTACCATGGCAAACTGCTTCGTTAAATAATAGAATATTAAAATTATTAGCGCTTAAAAAAGTTAAAATCTCATTATTAGAGAGTTTAATAGATATTGACTCTACTAAGGATGCGAGTACTATTTTAAATAGTTTTAGAAATCTGCCTGTATTAATAAAAAATATTTTATTTCAAATTATTGCTTCAGCTAAAACTATAGCAAATTTTCAGTTTCAATTTTTTAAACTGATAAACACTACATCGTACTATAATAAAGGCTCACCGTTTATATTTTCAACCTAA